Sequence from the Mesorhizobium sp. PAMC28654 genome:
CAGGCAAGACAGAAGCGGCGGTTCAAGCGCACGACGGACAGCGAACACGCCTTTCCGGTTGCCCCCAATGTCATCGACCAGGATTTTGCCGCCACTGGTCCCAACCAGAAATGGGGTGCCGACATCTCCTACATCTGGACGCGGGAGGGCTGGTTGTACCTTGCTGTCGTCATCGATCTGTTTGCCCGCAAGGTCGTTGGCTGGGCTGCTGGCAACCGGCTACACCGCAGCCTGGCTCTGGCAGCGCTCAACAAGGCGTTCGTCATGCGGCAGCCGGAACCCGGCCTCATTCACCACTCCGACCGCGGCAGCCAATATTGTTCTATCGACTACCAAGCCGAATTGCGTGCCGCCGGCGTCATCATCTCAATGTCAGGCAAGGGCAATTGCTTTGATAACGCCATGGTCGAAACATTCTTCAAGACGCTGAAAACTGAACTGATCTGGCGCACCTCTTTCCTTACCCGCGCCGATGCCCAAGCCGCCATTGCCCGATATATCGACGGCTTCTACAATCCCATCCGGCGGCATTCCGCGCTCGACTACATCAGCCCGATGCAGTTCGAGCGAAACGCCGCCGAATGAGCAACCCGCTCTCCACTTTACCGAAGCAAGTCCAGATCCTCAGCAATTCCCTTCAACAGGAATTCGATGCTCAATATAGGCTGCTGCTCGCCGGCGGCGGCCGGTTTCCGATTTTTGTCGCCTCGGAGCCGGAGCCGGCCGCTCCGCTCGCGGCCATCATCCTGCTGGATGACGACACGCCGGATCGGCTTGCGGCGCTCGCCCGCTTCTGGTTCGCTTTGCGTAACCCGCCGGCCGCACCCGACGACCGCCTGACACCTCAACGCCGGCGTCGGCTCCAGCAAATGCTTCGCGTCGTGGACGGCCGGGAGGCTGGAGAAACATACCGGACCATCGCCGAGGTGCTGTTTCCGAAACACCACATCGACGCGGCCTCCTGGGCCGGGAACGCTATCCGCGAAACGACCATCCGCTTGGCCCGTGACGGCCTCAAGCTCGTCGACGGCGATTACCGAACCCTGCTGCGCCGTCCACGCAGATCATAGCGTCAAGCCGCACCGATCCGGGGGTGTCGATTTTAGCTCCGGATCTTCAACATCGTGCGGGCCGCCGCTTGCGCGCCACCGTGCTCACGACCCGCCGAACAAGACCGGCGGGCGTCAATCAGAGCACGGAGGTTCTCCTATGGCCGATAGTCTCGCCGGCTTGCCGCCACGTTTCCTGCGCACGCCCGAAGCCGCGCGCTTTCTCGGCCTGTCAGACCGCACCCTCGAGAAGCACCGCACCTACGGGACCGGCCCGGGTTATCGCAAGCTCGGCGGCCGCGTCGTCTATTCCATCGAAGATCTCCAGACCTGGGCCGATCGCGGCGCGAAGAACTCGACCTCCGATCCGGGCCGAGGGATCGTGCTGCCAGCCAAGCGCCAGGTCGACAGCCGCGCCGCCGGCCCCGTTCGCCATCGCTGACGGGCGCCGCCGTGTCGTCCAGCCGCAACATCAGCGAACGCGAGCAGCTCGATCTCTTTCGGGCGCTGCCCGGAGACCTCGCGCCGCGTGATGCGCAGGACCTCATGGCCTATCCGTTCTTCTCGCTCGCCAAGTCGAAGCGACTTGCACCCATCAACTTCAAAGCTGGGTCCATCGTCATCCGGGTCGAGGCCGTTCCCGAGCACGGCATGGCGACCATCTGGGATGCCGACGTGCTGATCTGGGCGGCTTCGCAGATCGTCGAGGCGCGCGATGCAGGTCTTCGCCCGTCGCGCCTGATGGGCACGACGCCGTATGAAATCCTCAATTTCATCGGCCGCGGCGTGTCGCTGCGCGACTACGACCGCCTGAAGGCGGCGCTCGACCGGCTTCAGTCCACGACGATCGCTACGTCGATCCGGCAGCCGACCGAGCGGCGGATGCACCGTTTCTCGTGGATCAATGAATGGAAAGAACGGGCTGACAGCCGGGGCCGACCGCTCGGTATCGAGTTGATCATTCCCGACTGGTTCTACGCCGCTGTGCTCGACGATGCGCTCGTGCTCACCATCGACCGGGCCTATTTCGATCTCACCGGCGGCCTTGAGCGCTGGCTGTACCGGCTCGTGCGCAAGCACGGCGGCCGCCAGGAATATGGCTGGAGCTTCGACTTCATCCATCTCCACGCCAAGTCCGGCAGCCTCTCGCCGCTCAAGCACTTCGCCTACGACCTGCGCGACATCGTCCGCCGCCAGCCCTTGCCCGGCTATCGCCTGGTCATCGAGCACCCGCCCGGCGGCGCCGAGCGCCTGTCCTTCGCTCCCACCGACCTGGACCCGTTCATCCGCGCGCCACGTCGACGCCACGCCAACACTCGCCCTGGGGATAAGCTGTGAATCATCTCGTGCTATCGGGGACCGAACCTATCGTGCCATCGGGGACCCGATCCTCGTGCTATCGGGGACCGGAATCGCCGATTCCGCTCTCTGAATCAGAGGGTTGCAGGCCCCGTAACTTCTCTAACCAAGATTCCTTCGGAATCTTTCTAACGGACCCCGCTTTTTGCGCGCCTGCGGATAAGTCGCTGGCAGCGACCGGAAGCGCGTCATGATCGTCGCGCTCCTCAATCAGAAAGGCGGTGTCGGCAAGACGACACTGGCGCTGCATCTGGCCGGCGAATGGGCTCAGCAGGACAAGCGCGTCACCCTGATCGACGCCGACCCGCAGGGATCGGCGCTCGACTGGTCGCAGCAGCGCGCCCGCGAAGGCTTGCCACGGCTCTTTACTGTCATCGGGCTTGCCCGCGACACGCTGCATCGCGAAGCGCCCGCGCTAGCCCGCGACGCCGATCACGTCGTCATCGACGGTCCGCCGCGTGTCGCCAGCCTGATGCGATCGGCGCTGCTTGCGGCCGACCTCGTCCTGATCCCCGTGCAGCCGTCGCCCTTCGACGGATGGGCGTCGGCCGAGATGCTGTCGCTGCTCGCCGAAGCGCGGATTTACCGGCCCGAGCTTGTTCCCCGTCAGCACCTGTGTCCCAGATTTGAGGTTGTGAATTAAGGAGGGTTTTGATCTCGTCGTCACGACGAAGGAACCAAGATGAGCCCTAAATCCTCAAGTGCCAAGAAGCCTGCCGAGCAGGTGGTAAAGGACATTCGCCGGGCGACCCGGCGGCATTTTTCAGCGGAAGACAAGATCCGGATCGTGCTGGACGGGCTGCGCGGCGAAGACAGCATCGCCGAGCTGTGCCGCAAGGAAGGGATCGCGCAGAGCCTGTATTACACCTGGTCCAAGGAGTTCATGGAGGCCGGCAAGCGCCGATTGGCGGGTGATACCGCTCGTGCTGCCACCAGCGACGAGGTCAAGGATTTGCGCCGGGAGGCCGGCGCGCTGAAGGAATGCGTCGCTGATCTGACACTGGAAAACCGTCTGCTCAAAAAAAGCATGATCGCGGATGGGGACGAGCAAGAATGAGATATCCCGCATCCGAAAAGCTCGAGATCATCAGGATCGTCGAGCAGTCACACCTGCCAACCCGCAAAACGCTGGACCGACTGGGCATCCCGCGCCGGACCTTCTATCGCTGGTGAACCGTTATGTCGAGGGCGGGCCTGAGGCGCTGCAGGATCGGCCCTCGGCGCCGAGCCGGGTGTGGAACCGCATCCCGCCTGCCATCCATGACCAGATCATCGAACTGGCGCTGGAGCAGTCCGAGCTCTCCCCGCGCGAACTGGCAGTACGGTTCACCGACGAGACGCGCTACTTCGTGTCAGAAGCCAGCGTTTACCGGCTCCTCAAGGCCTACGATCTGATCACCAGCCCGGCCTATGTGGTGATCAAGGCGGCGAACGAGTTCCACACCAAGACGACGCGACCCAACGAGATGTGGCAGACGGACTTCACCTACTTCAAGATCATCGGCTGGGGCTGGATGTACCTGTCGACCGTGCTCGACGATTACTCCCGCTACATCATCGCCTGGAAACTGTGCAGCACCATGCGGGCCGAGGACGTCACCGACACGCTGGACATGGCACTTACTGCCTCAGGGTGCGACCAGGCCCATGTGCACCACAAGCCTCGGCTGCTCAGCGATAATGGCCCCAGCTACATCGCCGGCGAACTGGCGGACTATATCCAGGACCAACGCATGAGCCATGTCCGGGGCGCTCCAATGCATCCCCAGACCCAAGGCAAGATCGAGCGCTGGCACCAGACCCTCAAAAACCGAATCCTCTTGGAGAACTACTTTCTGCCCGGCGACCTTGAGGCCCAGATCGCAGCCTTCGTCGAACATTACAACCATCGACGCTACCACGAGAGCCTGGCCAACGTAACGCCAGCCGACGCCTACTTCGGCAGGGCCGCAGCCATTATCAAACAGCGAGAAAGGATCAAACGCCAAACCATCCAACATCGGCGCTTGCAGCACCGCAAGATCGCCGCTTAACATCAACCCCAAGATGAGGCCGACACTCCGCTAATCTGCGATCCAATCTGAGCCAAATGATCTGACGACGGACAGGCCCAATCGCTGATGACAAGCCCGTGAAGGTGACGCTGGAACTCCCCGCCAGCCTTCATCGTGACCTTACGGCTTATGCCGAAATCCTCGACCGGGAAAACAATCATCCGCCGACTGATCCCGTGCGTCTGATCGTGCCCATGCTGCAGCGCTTTATCGCCGCCGATCGAGGCTTTGCGAAAACGCGGCGTTCTATTGGGACCGCAAAGACCGATAGCTGATTCCATCCGTCAGCCGCTACCATTAGTGAACAAGCACCTGCGGCGCCTCAACGTATGAAGCTATTAGCGGTATGCAGGCCAAGGGCAACGAGCAGTAGCCACAAGGCTTCGTCCCAATGGTTGAATCCGTCCCGTTGCAAAAAACGCTCTTTGAGGATCAGGGCAAAGAAGACGCAAAATGCGGAATAGAGTCCGATCCAGAAAGAGGCAGCCGTAAGATAGCCAACCTTGCCGTATGTTCCGATCACGGCCGAAATCGCAAGCTTCGTGGAAAAGCGACGGATCGTCAGGCGGGATTCGACATTGAGGCGGGAAAGCATGGTTCGGTTGATCGCGATTGAGGAAATATTTCTGTGTGTATCGATCCTCGAATAAAGATCGCATCAAATTTTCCGCCGCCGTGAGGGTGAATCTTCGGTAGAGCTGTGGAGCTATCCCTATACGGTTCTTACAGGGGCAACCCAAACCTTACGCTATCCTGATATTGCCGTGTTAACCGTCCTTCCATGCAGCACGAGCACGGTCAATGTCGTTGGCTCAAGGTGCTACGTGATCCCGATCAGCGCTCGCGTAAACATTTACGGTTGTTTGGAAGTCACGTCGCTTTCGTTGTTCTGTTCAGCGCCCCTACGCTGATCATTGATCAGCGTAGACTGATCCTCTTTCTATCCTTGATCCATCTGATGTTCGGATTTTCAGTGCTGCTCGTATTTGGCGCCGCTCTCTTCATCCAACGGCCAATTCCTCCCGCAAGCTTGTGCATCTGGGATCATGGATTCGCCATGCTCCTCCTGATGCTGATCTGCTCGGCCGTACTCAGGGTGTTGGCGTAATTGCAAAAGCGACAACAGCCGATGTCTCGCAGCAGATCCTGTGATGGCCTCTTCGATCTTCCGCTTACCGAACTGCCGAGCAACCTGCCAACAGCCGCTACGTCTGCGGCCGATCCGATCATCACCACACAAAGCGGCGGATTCGAAGACGAGTGTGTTGTGTACCGATGGCCACAGGTTGCTCTGGATGGACACGCCGCAATCCCGGTTATTGCACCTGATGCAGGCAGCCGGCGCTATATCGCACGCACCTTGCAACGTGCCGGTTACAAGGTCGCTACCTGTTCCCCGTCAGCACCTGTGTCCCAGATTTGAGGTTGTGAATTAAGGAGGGTTTTGATCTCGTCGTCACGACGAAGGAACCAAGATGAGCCCTAAATCCTCAAGTGCCAAGAAGCCTGCCGAGCAGGTGGTAAAGGACATTCGCCGGGCGACCCGGCGGCATTTTTCAGCGGAAGACAAGATCCGGATCGTGCTGGACGGGCTGCGCGGCGAAGACAGCATCGCCGAGCTGTGCCGCAAGGAAGGGATCGCGCAGAGCCTGTATTACACCTGGTCCAAGGAGTTCATGGAGGCCGGCAAGCGCCGATTGGCGGGTGATACCGCTCGTGCTGCCACCAGCGACGAGGTCAAG
This genomic interval carries:
- a CDS encoding IS3 family transposase (programmed frameshift), which produces MTKQRQFTDAFKAEAVGLVRTSGRTKRQIAEDLGVGFSTLTRWMGRQLDREMGDPGRPPDADVAAELKRLRRENEILRQERDILKRATGFFRQGGKSVRFALIDQAKKDFPVDRLCATLGVSPSGYFAWGRRPACRRQRDDMIMLAHVRSSFALSNGTYGSPRMTRELQDNGFAIGRRRTARLMRENGLQARQKRRFKRTTDSEHAFPVAPNVIDQDFAATGPNQKWGADISYIWTREGWLYLAVVIDLFARKVVGWAAGNRLHRSLALAALNKAFVMRQPEPGLIHHSDRGSQYCSIDYQAELRAAGVIISMSGKGNCFDNAMVETFFKTLKTELIWRTSFLTRADAQAAIARYIDGFYNPIRRHSALDYISPMQFERNAAE
- a CDS encoding DUF2285 domain-containing protein is translated as MSNPLSTLPKQVQILSNSLQQEFDAQYRLLLAGGGRFPIFVASEPEPAAPLAAIILLDDDTPDRLAALARFWFALRNPPAAPDDRLTPQRRRRLQQMLRVVDGREAGETYRTIAEVLFPKHHIDAASWAGNAIRETTIRLARDGLKLVDGDYRTLLRRPRRS
- a CDS encoding helix-turn-helix transcriptional regulator; this translates as MADSLAGLPPRFLRTPEAARFLGLSDRTLEKHRTYGTGPGYRKLGGRVVYSIEDLQTWADRGAKNSTSDPGRGIVLPAKRQVDSRAAGPVRHR
- a CDS encoding replication initiator protein A, translated to MSSSRNISEREQLDLFRALPGDLAPRDAQDLMAYPFFSLAKSKRLAPINFKAGSIVIRVEAVPEHGMATIWDADVLIWAASQIVEARDAGLRPSRLMGTTPYEILNFIGRGVSLRDYDRLKAALDRLQSTTIATSIRQPTERRMHRFSWINEWKERADSRGRPLGIELIIPDWFYAAVLDDALVLTIDRAYFDLTGGLERWLYRLVRKHGGRQEYGWSFDFIHLHAKSGSLSPLKHFAYDLRDIVRRQPLPGYRLVIEHPPGGAERLSFAPTDLDPFIRAPRRRHANTRPGDKL
- a CDS encoding DUF2274 domain-containing protein encodes the protein MADDKPVKVTLELPASLHRDLTAYAEILDRENNHPPTDPVRLIVPMLQRFIAADRGFAKTRRSIGTAKTDS